Proteins from a single region of Chloroherpeton thalassium ATCC 35110:
- a CDS encoding FtsW/RodA/SpoVE family cell cycle protein has translation MDNASPYIAPDDSYQRRFQGRSVQEQEPPELIPKNTFEPLAGKLLLFLVILLMCLGVLAVYSSGAGWGVQKFSNSEYFLWRQAFYTFLGITVIFLVGGLNYKILKRFSKIILIAAVGLLGLLLVLKAVGLVDGAARWIGFGKFRFQASDMAKYAIIIYMSHLISEKQSYIKDLHRAYYPMISILMAVVTLVALEPNFSTASVLALIGFIMMFAGRVSLLHLIVTLLAVLPFGAIFAIAAPYRMARLLTFIGQGDAAMSYQIRQALIGFGNGGLFGLGPGESKQRELFLPAPYNDFIFAVVGEEYGFLGAVLILLIFVGIVICGVSIAKNAMDEFGRHLAFGITIAIGLYAFINAGVACHVLPTTGLPMPFISFGGSAALFNSFGVGILISISREKKRLKKSQAKTEKKAEPKTGFGGYAEAQR, from the coding sequence ATGGACAATGCCTCACCATATATAGCACCTGACGATAGCTATCAAAGGCGCTTTCAAGGGAGAAGTGTTCAGGAACAAGAACCACCTGAGCTCATCCCAAAGAACACGTTCGAGCCGCTGGCAGGAAAGCTTCTTTTGTTTTTAGTGATTCTCTTGATGTGCTTAGGCGTGTTGGCTGTGTATAGCAGCGGAGCCGGCTGGGGTGTACAAAAATTTTCAAACTCCGAGTATTTCCTTTGGCGCCAAGCGTTTTACACTTTTTTAGGAATTACGGTCATCTTTCTTGTCGGTGGGCTTAACTACAAAATTCTGAAGCGATTTAGCAAAATTATTTTAATTGCTGCTGTCGGGCTGCTGGGATTATTGCTGGTGCTAAAAGCTGTCGGATTGGTCGATGGTGCGGCTCGCTGGATTGGGTTTGGAAAATTCCGATTTCAAGCGTCTGATATGGCCAAATACGCCATTATTATATATATGTCGCATTTGATCAGCGAAAAGCAAAGCTACATTAAAGATTTGCATCGCGCTTACTACCCGATGATTAGCATCCTGATGGCTGTGGTTACACTGGTTGCACTTGAGCCAAATTTCAGTACAGCCAGTGTTTTGGCATTAATTGGCTTTATTATGATGTTTGCGGGTCGAGTCAGCTTGCTACATTTAATTGTCACCCTGCTTGCTGTTTTACCATTTGGAGCCATTTTTGCTATTGCCGCGCCGTATCGCATGGCTCGTTTGCTCACTTTTATTGGGCAAGGGGACGCCGCGATGAGTTATCAGATTCGGCAAGCGCTTATTGGGTTTGGCAATGGCGGGCTTTTTGGTTTGGGCCCGGGCGAAAGCAAGCAGCGAGAGCTTTTTCTTCCTGCACCTTACAACGATTTTATTTTTGCTGTTGTCGGTGAAGAGTATGGATTTTTAGGTGCGGTTTTAATTTTACTCATTTTTGTCGGAATTGTGATTTGCGGTGTTTCTATCGCAAAAAATGCGATGGATGAATTTGGCCGTCATTTAGCTTTTGGCATAACAATTGCTATTGGGCTATATGCTTTTATTAATGCGGGTGTGGCTTGCCATGTGCTGCCAACAACCGGTTTACCGATGCCGTTCATCAGTTTTGGTGGAAGCGCGGCGCTTTTTAATTCGTTTGGCGTTGGCATTCTAATTAGCATTTCGCGCGAGAAAAAACGCCTGAAGAAATCGCAAGCAAAAACAGAGAAAAAAGCTGAGCCGAAAACCGGCTTCGGCGGTTATGCGGAGGCGCAACGATAA
- the murG gene encoding undecaprenyldiphospho-muramoylpentapeptide beta-N-acetylglucosaminyltransferase, whose protein sequence is MKLIFAGGGTGGHVFPAIAIAQEILRTQQNAEIQFVGTERGIEATAVPKQGFPMHLIPVAGVKRGFSPKELFENLKVPMRLQRSLSACHDILQREKPNVVIGTGGFVSGPIVWEAQSKKIPTLIQEQNSMPGVTTRLLSLRASEVHLSFEESKTYIRRTNGVFVTGNPTRQFQSHRPAQAKAFFSLDSTRKTLLVFGGSLGARSINQAIESNLEEWLEKFNLIWQTGKLDFADIATRIGSRKNLWYNAFIDQMDMAYAAADLAVCRAGASTLAEITHLGKPSVLVPYPYAAANHQFYNAKSLADNHAALLIENKDIGLETSKTEIMSLLQNESRLKQMSENSLKLGKPHATRIIAEHVIRLAELG, encoded by the coding sequence ATGAAATTGATCTTTGCTGGTGGCGGAACAGGTGGCCATGTATTTCCGGCCATTGCCATTGCCCAAGAAATTTTGAGAACGCAGCAGAATGCGGAAATTCAGTTCGTTGGAACGGAGCGCGGAATTGAAGCGACTGCGGTGCCAAAGCAAGGATTTCCGATGCACTTGATTCCTGTGGCGGGTGTGAAACGAGGATTTTCGCCAAAAGAGCTTTTTGAAAATTTGAAAGTACCCATGCGACTTCAGCGCAGCCTTTCGGCTTGCCACGACATTTTGCAACGAGAAAAGCCAAATGTTGTGATTGGCACGGGCGGCTTTGTCAGTGGCCCGATTGTTTGGGAAGCTCAGTCCAAAAAAATTCCTACGCTCATTCAGGAGCAAAATTCCATGCCTGGCGTAACGACAAGACTACTTTCTCTGCGAGCAAGCGAAGTTCATCTCTCATTTGAAGAATCAAAAACGTATATTCGACGCACAAATGGGGTTTTCGTAACAGGAAATCCGACACGGCAATTTCAATCGCATCGTCCGGCACAAGCTAAAGCGTTTTTTTCGCTTGATAGCACCAGAAAAACGCTGCTCGTTTTTGGCGGAAGTCTTGGCGCACGTTCGATCAACCAAGCCATTGAGTCAAATTTAGAGGAATGGCTTGAAAAATTCAACTTGATCTGGCAAACAGGAAAGCTTGACTTTGCGGACATTGCCACGCGAATCGGTTCACGCAAAAATTTGTGGTACAACGCATTCATTGACCAAATGGACATGGCTTACGCTGCCGCCGACTTGGCTGTTTGCCGGGCGGGTGCATCTACTTTGGCTGAAATTACCCATTTGGGAAAACCGTCGGTGCTTGTGCCTTATCCATATGCAGCGGCAAATCACCAATTTTATAATGCAAAATCGCTGGCCGATAACCACGCAGCCTTGCTGATAGAAAACAAAGATATTGGTCTTGAGACGTCCAAAACAGAGATTATGTCGCTTTTGCAGAATGAGTCGCGCTTAAAACAGATGTCGGAGAATAGTTTAAAATTAGGAAAACCCCATGCAACACGCATCATCGCCGAGCACGTTATTCGGCTTGCCGAGTTGGGCTGA
- the murC gene encoding UDP-N-acetylmuramate--L-alanine ligase, with the protein MYSALGKIRHVHLIGIGGAGMSAIAEVLLNQGFIVTGSDLVESEVTRRLRHCGATIFIGHDRDNISGADVIVHSSAVKPEMNEEVQEAFARQIPVIKRDEMLGELMRRKAGICIAGTHGKTTTTTMVGTMLKECHEDPTVIIGGISDYFNGSAVVGNGNYMVIEADEYDRTFLKLTPTIGVITTLEAEHLDIYKDLDDLKQAFVQFANTVPFYGAVICCIDEPAIAAILPCLNRRVITYGLTPEAELQAKEVVFHGKTAHFTVTHLGKPLGKLELKAPGLHNVKNALATVAVGLELGLEFDSICRALASFQAVRRRFHVKYSDGEPNGLMVIDDYAHHPTEVRATLEAARLGWPKHHLIAVFQPHLFSRTQTFADEFGKALALADEIIVTDVYASREKAEDFIGVSGDLVVRAVQKAGGKASYIEQKSDIIQQLLNRASAGQMIITMGAGDITKIAGELVEKFNGASKSQ; encoded by the coding sequence ATGTACAGTGCATTAGGAAAAATACGCCATGTGCACCTGATAGGCATTGGGGGCGCAGGCATGAGCGCGATTGCTGAGGTATTGCTCAATCAAGGGTTTATTGTTACCGGCTCTGATTTGGTTGAAAGTGAGGTAACTCGCCGCTTAAGACATTGTGGTGCAACGATTTTCATCGGCCACGACCGTGACAACATTTCCGGCGCGGATGTCATCGTGCATTCATCCGCGGTTAAGCCAGAAATGAATGAAGAAGTTCAGGAAGCATTTGCGCGGCAAATTCCGGTCATCAAGCGCGATGAAATGCTGGGAGAATTGATGCGACGCAAAGCTGGCATTTGCATTGCAGGCACTCACGGCAAAACCACCACCACCACGATGGTTGGCACGATGCTCAAGGAATGTCACGAAGATCCAACGGTGATTATTGGCGGCATTTCGGATTATTTCAACGGTAGCGCGGTTGTTGGAAATGGAAATTACATGGTGATCGAAGCCGATGAATACGATCGGACTTTTTTAAAACTCACGCCGACAATTGGCGTGATTACAACACTTGAAGCCGAACATCTCGATATTTATAAAGATTTAGATGATCTTAAGCAGGCTTTTGTACAATTTGCCAACACCGTGCCATTTTACGGCGCAGTGATTTGTTGCATCGATGAGCCTGCCATTGCAGCTATTTTGCCTTGCTTAAATCGCCGCGTGATTACCTATGGCCTGACGCCGGAAGCTGAGCTTCAGGCTAAAGAGGTTGTTTTTCATGGAAAGACGGCACATTTCACTGTGACGCATTTAGGCAAGCCGCTTGGCAAGCTGGAATTGAAGGCACCTGGCTTGCATAATGTAAAAAACGCCTTGGCAACGGTAGCCGTCGGTTTGGAGCTCGGGCTGGAATTTGATTCAATATGCAGAGCCTTAGCATCGTTCCAAGCCGTTCGTCGTCGTTTTCATGTAAAATATAGTGACGGCGAACCAAATGGTTTAATGGTTATCGATGATTATGCGCATCATCCAACAGAAGTTCGGGCAACGCTTGAAGCCGCTCGGTTGGGTTGGCCAAAGCATCATTTAATTGCAGTGTTTCAGCCACATTTATTTTCTCGTACGCAAACTTTTGCCGATGAATTTGGCAAAGCCTTGGCACTGGCTGATGAAATCATTGTAACGGATGTTTATGCTTCCCGTGAAAAAGCGGAGGATTTTATCGGGGTTTCAGGTGATTTGGTAGTCAGAGCTGTTCAAAAAGCTGGTGGAAAAGCAAGTTACATCGAGCAAAAATCGGATATTATCCAGCAACTTTTGAATCGTGCTTCTGCTGGCCAGATGATTATCACAATGGGCGCAGGAGATATTACCAAAATTGCCGGTGAGTTGGTAGAAAAGTTCAATGGGGCAAGCAAGAGCCAATGA
- a CDS encoding retropepsin-like aspartic protease: MSIKFQLASKDLPLVLVQVKVTGCSLTKKVIAIIDTGATGCVISTQLAESLEALPIDVPKDEKDVHGIGGKLRVEFVKLKEIRLDSLALKNMKTAVMDLSQIKAQFSLANVPEKRHADMILGFPFFKGRVLNIDYKLKKLSIYQEERK; the protein is encoded by the coding sequence ATGAGCATAAAATTTCAACTTGCTTCCAAAGATTTGCCATTAGTGCTTGTTCAGGTTAAAGTTACCGGATGTTCTTTGACAAAAAAAGTCATCGCAATTATTGATACCGGCGCAACCGGCTGCGTGATCAGCACCCAGCTTGCGGAGTCATTGGAAGCCCTGCCGATTGATGTGCCGAAAGACGAAAAAGACGTACATGGAATTGGGGGGAAATTGCGTGTGGAATTTGTAAAGCTCAAAGAAATACGTTTAGATAGCCTTGCCTTAAAAAATATGAAAACGGCTGTCATGGATTTGTCGCAGATTAAAGCGCAATTCAGTTTGGCAAACGTCCCTGAAAAGCGACATGCGGATATGATTTTAGGGTTTCCTTTTTTTAAGGGACGTGTGCTCAATATAGATTATAAGCTCAAAAAATTATCGATTTATCAAGAGGAGAGGAAATAA
- the murB gene encoding UDP-N-acetylmuramate dehydrogenase has product MISIADLREVFRGDVKISASLAEHSAFKIGGKADIVLKPLDKADAINVIKFFHEKQKPHIVLGRGSNVLISDDGVREAVILLSGCLEKVDINGELVYAEAGVDLQKLAVQSLNHRLGGLEAFSGVPGSVGGAIVMNAGAHGHEIFELIDWVEVVRDGSLKKLRKNEIKARYRETDLAQDTVLSARLKLKPISEKEQAECFERRRELMEKRRNSQPLSLPNVGSIFKNPPPYNGESRQFAGQLIEACGLKGVREGGAMISDKHANFIVNLGNATASDVLALIELAKTKVRLRFGIDLELEIKLIGFTEHVEK; this is encoded by the coding sequence ATGATCTCTATTGCAGACCTTCGCGAGGTGTTTCGGGGTGATGTCAAAATCAGCGCTTCGTTGGCGGAACATTCCGCATTCAAAATCGGTGGAAAAGCGGACATCGTGCTCAAGCCATTAGACAAGGCCGATGCCATCAATGTCATCAAATTTTTTCACGAGAAGCAAAAGCCCCATATTGTGCTTGGGCGAGGAAGCAATGTCTTGATAAGCGATGATGGCGTGCGCGAAGCGGTTATTTTGCTAAGCGGCTGTTTAGAAAAGGTTGATATCAATGGCGAGCTGGTTTATGCGGAAGCGGGCGTGGATTTGCAAAAACTTGCGGTTCAAAGCTTGAACCACCGCCTGGGCGGCCTTGAAGCTTTTTCAGGTGTGCCGGGCAGTGTTGGTGGCGCGATTGTGATGAACGCTGGTGCGCATGGTCACGAGATTTTTGAGCTTATTGATTGGGTTGAAGTGGTGCGCGACGGCTCTCTTAAAAAATTGAGAAAAAATGAGATCAAAGCGCGGTATCGTGAGACCGATTTGGCTCAAGATACGGTACTTTCAGCTCGTTTAAAGTTGAAACCAATTTCTGAAAAAGAGCAAGCCGAATGCTTTGAACGGCGCCGGGAGCTGATGGAAAAACGCCGCAATTCACAGCCGCTTTCGCTGCCAAACGTCGGAAGTATTTTTAAAAATCCTCCGCCTTATAATGGAGAATCGCGGCAATTTGCCGGCCAGCTTATTGAAGCGTGCGGCTTGAAAGGGGTTCGAGAAGGCGGCGCTATGATATCCGATAAGCATGCCAATTTTATTGTCAATTTGGGAAATGCAACAGCCAGCGATGTGCTGGCTTTGATCGAACTGGCGAAAACAAAAGTTCGCCTGCGTTTTGGCATCGATTTAGAACTTGAAATTAAGTTGATCGGATTTACGGAGCATGTCGAAAAATAA